One Devosia lacusdianchii genomic window carries:
- a CDS encoding LolA family protein, translated as MIRRDALLLGLSAAFALSVPALALDRALTPEEQQLIADIGAHNSAIRTMVGRFLQIDTNGGRTEGTFFLERPDKVAFRYAPPSREEIVSVGRGFYVLNRRDETYYAYPQDTIPLRQFLGDQINLLDANVTDVTSSDGYMSITVIDETVAGTVQVSLIFDTDTKDLAQWSLIEPSGAELTFSLYDVEKGVEIPRAFFSIPATFKAVEQ; from the coding sequence ATGATTCGCCGCGATGCCTTGCTGCTCGGTCTCAGCGCCGCCTTTGCCCTCAGTGTTCCGGCCCTGGCGCTCGACCGCGCCCTGACCCCCGAGGAGCAGCAGCTCATCGCCGATATCGGCGCCCACAACTCGGCCATCCGCACCATGGTTGGCCGGTTCCTGCAGATCGACACCAATGGCGGCCGTACCGAGGGCACCTTCTTCCTCGAGCGTCCCGACAAGGTGGCATTCCGCTATGCCCCGCCCAGCCGCGAGGAAATCGTCTCGGTCGGCCGCGGCTTCTACGTGCTCAACCGCCGCGACGAGACCTATTACGCCTATCCGCAGGACACCATTCCGCTGCGCCAGTTCCTCGGCGACCAGATCAACCTGCTCGACGCCAATGTGACCGACGTCACCAGCTCGGATGGCTACATGTCGATCACGGTGATCGACGAGACCGTGGCCGGCACCGTGCAGGTGTCGCTGATCTTTGATACCGACACCAAGGACCTGGCCCAGTGGAGCCTGATCGAGCCATCAGGTGCCGAGCTGACCTTCTCGCTCTATGACGTGGAAAAGGGCGTGGAAATTCCCCGCGCCTTCTTCTCGATCCCGGCCACGTTCAAGGCCGTGGAGCAGTAG
- a CDS encoding undecaprenyl-diphosphate phosphatase has translation MNADQGLFVPLILGILEGLTEFLPVSSTGHLLLAGHFFGLTQPATFVVLIQLGAILAIVTIYFAKLAMLVRDALTGKAYAWTFALSVILACLPAVAAGVLLRDFIQGALWESPMTICISLLVGGIVLLFVDRMPKRETYDDIYQYPWHLALIVGLFQMLSLIPGVSRSGATVVGAMLFGATKRSAAEFTFFVALPIMVGAFGYDLYKSRDLIDSSIALNVAIGFAAAFVVGAIVVRYLLDFVSKHGFAPFAWWRIAVGSAGIIALLVMR, from the coding sequence ATGAACGCCGATCAAGGTCTTTTTGTGCCGCTGATCCTTGGAATCCTGGAAGGGCTTACCGAATTCCTGCCGGTCAGCTCCACCGGCCACCTGCTTTTGGCGGGTCATTTCTTCGGATTGACCCAGCCGGCGACCTTTGTGGTGCTGATCCAGCTCGGGGCCATCCTGGCCATCGTCACCATCTATTTCGCCAAGCTGGCCATGCTAGTGCGCGATGCGCTGACCGGCAAAGCCTATGCCTGGACGTTCGCGCTCTCGGTAATCCTGGCGTGCCTGCCGGCCGTGGCTGCCGGCGTGTTGCTGCGCGATTTCATCCAGGGGGCGCTGTGGGAATCGCCGATGACGATCTGCATTTCGCTGCTGGTGGGCGGCATCGTGCTGTTGTTCGTCGACCGCATGCCCAAGCGCGAGACCTATGACGATATCTACCAATATCCCTGGCACCTGGCGCTGATCGTCGGGCTGTTCCAGATGCTGAGCCTGATCCCCGGCGTATCGCGCTCGGGTGCGACGGTAGTGGGCGCCATGCTGTTTGGCGCGACCAAGCGCAGCGCCGCCGAGTTCACCTTCTTCGTGGCGCTGCCGATCATGGTCGGGGCGTTCGGCTACGACCTCTACAAGAGCCGCGACCTGATCGACAGCTCGATCGCGCTCAATGTGGCGATCGGCTTCGCCGCTGCTTTCGTGGTCGGTGCGATCGTGGTGCGCTACCTGCTCGACTTCGTCAGCAAGCACGGCTTCGCGCCCTTCGCCTGGTGGCGGATCGCGGTCGGCAGCGCCGGGATCATCGCGCTGCTGGTGATGCGATAG
- a CDS encoding glutathione S-transferase family protein translates to MPSLLHHPLDPSSRLIRLMCAEYGVPLDMEEIKPWLRTAELLEINPAATLPILLGDSDQPIVGLLANIHTIEDLYTPSVVTGLIPAEPGARAEMWRMIEWVIGKLNDEVTRYVLEEKIVKRDQRGATPDPAVLRVAKANLNEHMLYFNWLFATRSWLTGDAMTLADFALAAHLSTLDYLGDIDWGKAGETRDWYSRIKSRPAFRTLLNDRVVAMPPQKGYADLDF, encoded by the coding sequence ATGCCGAGCCTGCTTCATCACCCACTCGATCCGTCGTCGCGCCTCATCCGGCTCATGTGCGCGGAGTACGGTGTGCCGCTCGACATGGAGGAGATCAAGCCCTGGCTGCGCACGGCAGAGTTGCTTGAAATCAACCCCGCCGCCACATTGCCGATCCTCTTGGGTGACAGCGACCAACCCATTGTCGGACTGCTGGCCAATATCCACACGATCGAAGACCTCTACACGCCCAGCGTCGTCACCGGCCTGATCCCGGCCGAGCCTGGCGCGCGTGCCGAGATGTGGCGGATGATCGAATGGGTCATCGGCAAGCTCAACGACGAAGTGACGCGCTACGTGCTCGAGGAAAAGATCGTCAAGCGCGACCAGCGCGGCGCTACCCCCGACCCGGCCGTCTTGCGCGTCGCCAAGGCTAACCTCAACGAGCACATGCTCTATTTCAACTGGCTCTTCGCCACCCGCTCCTGGCTGACCGGCGACGCCATGACGCTCGCCGATTTCGCCCTGGCGGCACATCTGTCGACGCTCGACTATCTGGGCGATATCGACTGGGGCAAGGCGGGCGAAACCCGCGACTGGTATTCCCGCATCAAGTCGCGCCCGGCCTTCCGCACCCTGCTCAACGATCGTGTCGTCGCCATGCCGCCGCAAAAGGGCTATGCGGACCTGGATTTTTAG
- the queG gene encoding tRNA epoxyqueuosine(34) reductase QueG, translating into MESYDIRDAEKLVAELRIRANALGFDSFGIAAADARPDLPEKLNAAIAAGWHGDMEWMAETAQRRASPRGMWPEAKSVILLGINYGPETDPLAILGEKSLGSISVYARNRDYHEIIKGKLKELAGLLARRSGAEVKVFVDTAPLMEKPLAEAAGLGWQGKHTVLVSRDFGCWLFLGAILTSAELPGNTQHEESCGSCTRCLDICPTNAFPAPFQLDSRRCLAYLTVEHKAQIPLEFRAPMGNRIYGCDDCLAVCPWNKFASVSREAKLRARADLERPVLADLVQLDDERFRTLFAGSPVKRIGLGRFLRNVLIAIGNSGDATLLPLVEQRLDDDSDIVRGAAVWALRRLAPERASALSLAYLARESDSSVASEWTVELS; encoded by the coding sequence ATGGAAAGTTACGACATTCGCGATGCCGAAAAGCTCGTCGCCGAACTGCGCATCCGCGCCAATGCGCTGGGCTTTGACAGTTTCGGCATAGCCGCCGCCGATGCGCGCCCCGACCTTCCTGAAAAGCTGAACGCCGCCATCGCTGCCGGCTGGCATGGCGACATGGAGTGGATGGCCGAGACCGCTCAGCGCCGCGCCAGTCCCCGCGGCATGTGGCCCGAGGCCAAGTCGGTCATTCTGCTCGGCATCAATTACGGCCCCGAGACCGATCCCCTTGCCATTCTGGGCGAGAAGTCGCTGGGCTCGATCTCGGTCTACGCCCGCAATCGCGACTATCACGAGATCATCAAGGGCAAGCTCAAGGAACTGGCGGGTCTGCTGGCAAGGCGCTCCGGCGCCGAGGTCAAGGTTTTCGTCGATACCGCCCCGCTGATGGAAAAGCCGCTGGCCGAGGCCGCCGGGCTGGGCTGGCAGGGCAAGCATACCGTGCTGGTCAGCCGCGACTTCGGCTGCTGGCTGTTTCTGGGCGCTATTCTGACCTCGGCGGAATTGCCCGGGAATACCCAGCATGAAGAAAGCTGCGGCTCATGCACACGCTGCCTCGATATCTGCCCCACCAATGCCTTTCCCGCGCCATTCCAGCTCGATTCGCGACGCTGCCTCGCCTACCTGACGGTGGAGCATAAGGCCCAGATTCCGTTGGAGTTTCGGGCGCCGATGGGCAACCGCATCTATGGCTGCGATGATTGCCTCGCCGTTTGCCCGTGGAACAAGTTTGCCTCGGTCAGCCGCGAGGCCAAGCTCCGCGCTCGCGCCGATCTCGAACGACCTGTCCTTGCAGACCTCGTGCAACTGGACGACGAGCGCTTCCGAACCCTGTTTGCCGGCTCACCGGTCAAGCGCATCGGCCTCGGCCGCTTCCTGCGGAACGTGTTGATCGCCATCGGCAATTCCGGCGATGCGACGCTGTTGCCCTTGGTGGAGCAACGGCTGGATGACGACAGCGACATCGTGCGCGGTGCTGCCGTCTGGGCCCTGCGGCGATTGGCGCCGGAGCGGGCGAGCGCGCTCAGCCTTGCCTATCTGGCGCGGGAAAGCGATAGCTCTGTGGCCAGCGAATGGACCGTGGAACTCTCATGA
- a CDS encoding NAD-dependent epimerase/dehydratase family protein yields MNAFFFGLGFSSTEASMQMLASGHYATIGGTTRTAEKAAVLQTRNLHAHVFGGTAPGATLGPDLRAASHVIFSIAPGSDGDPALLHHRADLDAAPDLQWLCYYSTVGVYGDFGGAWIDESAPLVPRNDRSDRRVLAEQGWRDYAAQRGVPLTILRLAGIYGPGRSTFDKLRDGTARRVVKPGQVFNRIHVEDIGRVTALAAAARLNGTFNLADDEPAPPQDLVTHAAAMLGVEPPPEVAFAVAEMTPMQRSFYADNKRVSNAAIKKALGIELLYPNYRDGLAAIFKDERS; encoded by the coding sequence ATGAACGCGTTTTTCTTCGGCCTCGGATTTTCATCCACCGAGGCCTCGATGCAGATGCTCGCTTCGGGTCATTACGCGACCATCGGCGGCACCACGCGGACCGCCGAAAAGGCAGCCGTGTTACAGACGAGGAATCTGCATGCGCATGTCTTCGGCGGCACCGCGCCCGGCGCGACACTCGGCCCGGACTTGCGCGCCGCTAGTCATGTGATCTTTTCCATTGCGCCGGGTAGCGATGGCGATCCGGCGCTGCTTCACCATCGCGCCGATCTGGATGCCGCGCCGGACCTGCAATGGCTCTGCTATTATTCCACCGTCGGAGTCTACGGGGATTTCGGCGGCGCCTGGATCGATGAATCGGCGCCCCTGGTGCCGCGCAACGACCGCAGCGATCGCCGCGTGCTGGCCGAACAGGGCTGGCGCGATTACGCGGCGCAACGCGGCGTGCCGCTGACCATCCTGCGGCTGGCCGGTATCTATGGCCCCGGCCGCTCCACCTTCGACAAGCTGCGCGACGGCACCGCCCGTCGCGTCGTCAAGCCCGGGCAGGTGTTCAACCGCATTCATGTCGAGGACATTGGCCGTGTCACCGCCCTTGCCGCCGCTGCCCGGCTCAACGGCACCTTCAACCTGGCCGACGACGAGCCGGCGCCGCCACAGGATCTGGTGACCCATGCGGCGGCCATGCTGGGTGTCGAGCCGCCGCCCGAAGTCGCCTTCGCCGTCGCCGAGATGACGCCGATGCAGCGCAGCTTCTATGCCGACAACAAGCGCGTCTCCAATGCCGCGATCAAAAAGGCGCTGGGGATCGAGCTGCTCTATCCCAATTACCGCGACGGCCTCGCCGCCATCTTCAAGGACGAAAGATCATGA
- a CDS encoding GNAT family N-acetyltransferase, protein MTAPQPAKSAPERIVLEGRYVRLEPIAQKHAADLYEVSTMPGGAERYRWLFSQAPGNLAEMEARIEQAGRETDPTYVAVIDKASGKAVGQQGWMRIRPEHGSIEIGGIYWGLPMARTPLATEALFLFARHAFDDLGYRRFEWKCNDRNEPSKAAALRFGFQFEGVFRQDMIMKGVNRDTAWFSILDGEWPAMRAEYERWLSPDNFDADGQQKSKLVTR, encoded by the coding sequence ATGACCGCTCCGCAACCGGCCAAGTCCGCCCCCGAACGCATCGTGCTCGAGGGCCGCTATGTCCGGCTTGAGCCCATTGCCCAAAAGCATGCCGCCGACCTCTACGAGGTGTCCACCATGCCCGGCGGCGCCGAGCGCTATCGCTGGCTGTTCAGCCAGGCGCCGGGGAACCTGGCTGAGATGGAGGCGCGGATCGAGCAGGCCGGCAGGGAGACCGATCCGACCTACGTGGCGGTCATCGACAAGGCCAGTGGCAAGGCGGTGGGCCAGCAGGGCTGGATGCGCATCCGCCCCGAGCACGGCTCGATCGAGATCGGCGGCATCTATTGGGGCCTGCCCATGGCACGGACGCCTTTGGCGACCGAAGCTTTGTTCCTGTTCGCGCGCCACGCCTTCGACGACCTCGGCTACCGGCGCTTCGAATGGAAGTGCAACGACCGCAACGAGCCGTCCAAGGCGGCCGCGCTGCGTTTCGGCTTCCAGTTCGAGGGCGTGTTCCGGCAGGACATGATCATGAAGGGCGTCAACCGCGACACCGCGTGGTTCTCGATTCTTGATGGTGAATGGCCGGCAATGCGCGCGGAATATGAGCGCTGGCTGAGCCCGGACAATTTTGACGCGGACGGCCAGCAGAAGTCCAAGCTCGTCACCCGATGA
- a CDS encoding DUF6886 family protein: MRLFHLSDNPAIAYFAPRPSDYTSMPVVWAIDAAKRANYMLPRDCPRVCFRAAATSSADDRARFLGTDRAVIAVEQAWWERIRTTTLFDYAMPSAGFRLHDESAGYWVAETPVTPLGVEDITDLPAAIAAENVTLRVLPSLWALHDAVASSSLMFSMIRMRNAALR; this comes from the coding sequence ATGAGGCTGTTTCACCTCAGTGACAATCCGGCCATTGCCTATTTCGCGCCGCGCCCATCGGACTACACCAGCATGCCAGTGGTCTGGGCCATCGACGCGGCCAAGCGGGCCAATTACATGCTGCCGCGCGATTGCCCCCGCGTCTGCTTCCGCGCTGCCGCCACCAGTTCGGCGGATGACCGGGCGCGGTTCCTCGGCACCGACCGGGCGGTGATCGCGGTGGAACAGGCCTGGTGGGAGCGCATCCGGACCACGACGCTTTTCGACTATGCCATGCCGTCAGCCGGCTTTCGCCTGCACGATGAAAGCGCCGGCTATTGGGTCGCTGAAACTCCGGTTACGCCGCTCGGTGTCGAGGATATCACCGACCTGCCCGCCGCCATCGCCGCGGAAAACGTCACCCTGCGCGTGCTGCCCTCGCTCTGGGCCCTGCACGACGCGGTGGCATCATCGAGCCTGATGTTCTCAATGATCCGCATGCGCAACGCCGCGTTACGGTAG
- a CDS encoding alpha/beta hydrolase: protein MPAPTRLTITVGSDSAARDIAVEQRAGAAPGIFWLGGFRSDMAGSKAMALDALGAEQGYAVTRFDYSGHGVSGGDFDLGTISRWLEEAEAVFALTTGPQIIVGSSMGGWIALLLARALLRRGEMRLHGMVLIAPAADMTRELMLPEFTPEEHESLQNLGYVDQPSQYSDTPYRITRALIEDGERHLLFGGVIETGCPVVILQGGKDPDVPQAQAIKLTTHMLHDPVTLTLIPDGDHRLSREEDLVRLRDAVVRLAEG from the coding sequence ATGCCAGCGCCTACCCGCCTCACCATCACCGTCGGCAGCGACAGCGCCGCGCGCGACATCGCCGTCGAGCAGAGGGCCGGTGCCGCGCCGGGTATTTTCTGGCTCGGGGGCTTCCGCTCCGACATGGCCGGCAGCAAGGCCATGGCACTGGATGCCCTCGGCGCGGAACAGGGTTATGCGGTCACGCGCTTCGACTATTCGGGCCATGGCGTTTCGGGGGGCGATTTCGATCTCGGCACCATCAGCCGCTGGCTGGAAGAGGCCGAGGCAGTCTTCGCGCTGACCACGGGGCCGCAGATCATCGTGGGCTCGTCGATGGGCGGATGGATTGCGCTGCTGCTGGCGCGGGCGCTGCTCAGGCGCGGCGAGATGCGCCTCCACGGCATGGTGCTGATCGCGCCCGCGGCAGACATGACGCGCGAGCTGATGCTGCCCGAGTTCACGCCCGAGGAGCACGAATCGCTGCAGAACCTGGGGTATGTCGACCAACCCAGCCAATATTCCGATACGCCCTACCGGATCACCCGGGCGCTGATCGAGGATGGCGAGCGGCACCTGCTGTTTGGCGGCGTCATCGAAACGGGGTGCCCGGTCGTCATCCTGCAGGGCGGCAAGGATCCGGACGTGCCGCAAGCGCAGGCCATCAAGCTCACCACCCACATGCTGCACGATCCGGTGACGCTGACCCTGATCCCCGATGGCGACCATCGTCTGAGCCGCGAGGAGGATCTGGTGCGGTTGCGTGATGCGGTGGTGCGGTTGGCGGAGGGTTAG
- the infC gene encoding translation initiation factor IF-3, translating to MRRPMRPVAPQKDGPLSNEDITSADVQLIDAEGENRGIVNTRAALAEAQEQGLDLVLISPNAVPPVAKMLDLGRFKYAAQKKAAEARKKQKVIEVKEVQLRPNIDTHDYDTKMKAVERFLDDGDRVKVTMRFRGREMAHQELGMMLLVKVKDQFEALAKVESQPRSEGRQMVMVLAPK from the coding sequence ATTCGCCGTCCAATGAGACCAGTTGCGCCCCAGAAAGATGGGCCGCTCTCGAACGAAGATATCACCAGCGCCGATGTCCAACTCATCGATGCTGAAGGCGAGAACCGCGGGATCGTCAACACCCGTGCGGCGCTCGCAGAAGCACAGGAACAGGGTCTCGACCTCGTCCTGATCTCTCCCAACGCTGTCCCGCCGGTCGCCAAGATGCTCGACCTCGGGCGCTTCAAGTATGCCGCGCAGAAAAAAGCTGCCGAGGCCCGCAAGAAGCAGAAGGTGATCGAGGTCAAGGAAGTCCAGCTGCGTCCGAATATCGACACGCACGACTACGACACCAAGATGAAGGCGGTCGAGCGTTTCCTCGACGATGGCGACCGGGTTAAGGTCACCATGCGCTTCCGCGGTCGCGAAATGGCCCACCAGGAACTGGGCATGATGCTGCTGGTCAAGGTCAAGGACCAGTTCGAGGCTCTGGCCAAGGTCGAAAGCCAGCCCCGCTCCGAAGGCCGCCAGATGGTCATGGTGCTGGCGCCCAAGTAA